In the genome of Candidatus Eremiobacterota bacterium, one region contains:
- a CDS encoding TIGR01777 family oxidoreductase: protein MKLVLAGGTGHLGTLFATAHKAAGDEIVVLSRTPHEAPWRVVRWDAKTLGPWAAELENADVVLNLAGCSVSCRYTPANREAILSSRIESTRIIGEALMQAAAPPKLWLQMSTATIYAHRYDAPNDERTGIIGGSEPDAPDAWRFSIDVAKRWEAALDEAHVPNVRPVKLRAAIVMSPLRGGPFDVLLRLVRLGLGGTAGDGRQYVSWIHGADFIRALDHIIEHESLAGAINVAAPTPLPNELFMADLRLAWGAPFGLPSPAPLLNIGAALMQTETELILKSRRVVPAVLTQSGFSFTYPTWPTAARDLCEQVRAR from the coding sequence GTGAAGCTCGTCCTCGCCGGAGGAACCGGACACCTCGGCACGCTGTTCGCAACCGCACACAAGGCCGCCGGCGACGAGATCGTCGTCCTCAGCCGCACCCCGCACGAAGCACCCTGGCGCGTCGTTCGCTGGGACGCGAAAACGCTCGGTCCTTGGGCGGCCGAGCTGGAAAACGCCGACGTCGTTCTCAACCTCGCAGGCTGCAGCGTCAGCTGCCGCTACACTCCCGCCAATCGCGAAGCAATTCTCTCTTCGCGCATCGAGTCGACGCGCATCATCGGCGAAGCGCTGATGCAAGCCGCCGCGCCGCCGAAGCTCTGGCTCCAGATGAGCACCGCAACGATCTACGCGCACCGCTACGACGCCCCGAACGACGAGCGCACCGGCATCATCGGCGGCAGCGAACCGGACGCGCCCGACGCCTGGCGTTTCAGCATCGACGTCGCGAAGCGCTGGGAAGCGGCGCTCGACGAAGCACACGTCCCGAACGTCCGCCCGGTGAAGCTGCGTGCCGCAATCGTGATGTCGCCGCTGCGCGGCGGCCCGTTCGACGTTCTGCTGCGGCTTGTGCGCCTAGGACTCGGCGGAACGGCGGGCGACGGCCGTCAGTACGTTTCCTGGATTCACGGCGCCGACTTCATCCGCGCCCTAGACCACATCATCGAGCACGAGTCACTCGCCGGCGCCATCAACGTCGCCGCGCCGACCCCGCTGCCCAACGAGCTCTTCATGGCCGACCTCCGCCTAGCCTGGGGCGCGCCGTTCGGCCTGCCCTCACCAGCCCCGCTCTTGAATATCGGCGCAGCCCTGATGCAAACCGAAACCGAGCTGATCCTAAAGAGCCGCCGCGTCGTCCCAGCTGTGTTGACCCAGAGCGGCTTCAGCTTCACCTATCCGACCTGGCCCACCGCGGCCCGCGATCTCTGCGAGCAAGTCCGCGCGCGATAA
- a CDS encoding GAF domain-containing protein, whose translation MIPSTLATDPAFVLVYPHGLELGAIAAAALDAAGIYHHAGSFPYAPDEPHAAVVYLIDERRLLALGPRTTVEHALELIGSSQPATTVVLAERDSQAAWLASNPHVGGWIVAPPDGAALVATVRAAAATLAAREALHAARGESEQLIQIGLALSAERDVTRLQQTIVRSARELTRADSGSLYLLEDGDDGERVLRFAVAQTGPGDAGTYLGAVLPLSRTSISGYVAVSGETVRIDDAYALAADAEYRVNRSFDQANGYRTMSVLAVPMRDHVDTIVGVIMLINRKPDFDLELTSTAHTEEVVQPFSARDEHVLLSLASQGGVALENRALLDSIQELFEQFVRASVKAIEVRDKSTQGHSERVADLTIMQAEAVNSVETGRFAGLHFDADQLREMRYAALLHDFGKVAVPEYIFGKAKKLPEGRIDAIRLRFLLAIEQTRDERRRAELRALLDHVRNANEPQIVAAEIGDALDALARMTYRDLDGERPLLDASEIDFLRIPRGSLSAEERRTMEQHVTQSFYFLREIPWTKTPWQHVPEMAYGHHEHLDGTGYPRGLKGNEIVPQVRMMTISDVFDALTANDRPYKPAMSAERALDILVREFADRGKVDRDLLDLFIAKRVYEPVVAARA comes from the coding sequence GTGATCCCCAGCACACTCGCCACGGACCCGGCGTTCGTCCTCGTGTACCCGCACGGCCTCGAGCTCGGCGCAATCGCCGCCGCAGCGCTCGACGCGGCGGGAATCTATCATCACGCGGGCAGCTTTCCCTATGCGCCGGACGAACCGCACGCGGCCGTCGTCTACCTCATCGACGAGCGGCGCCTCCTCGCGCTGGGCCCGCGCACGACGGTCGAGCACGCCCTGGAGCTGATCGGCAGCAGCCAGCCCGCCACCACGGTCGTCCTGGCCGAACGGGACTCGCAGGCCGCCTGGCTCGCCTCGAACCCGCACGTCGGCGGCTGGATCGTCGCGCCGCCGGACGGCGCCGCCCTCGTGGCGACGGTGCGCGCCGCGGCCGCGACCCTGGCCGCGCGCGAAGCGCTGCACGCCGCTCGGGGCGAGAGCGAGCAGCTGATCCAGATCGGGCTGGCGCTCTCCGCCGAGCGCGACGTGACCCGGCTCCAGCAGACGATCGTCCGCAGCGCCCGCGAGCTCACCCGCGCCGACTCCGGCTCGCTCTACCTGCTCGAGGACGGCGACGACGGCGAGCGCGTCCTGCGGTTCGCGGTCGCGCAGACCGGGCCCGGCGACGCCGGGACGTATCTCGGCGCGGTTCTGCCGCTCTCGCGCACCTCGATCTCCGGCTACGTCGCGGTGAGCGGCGAGACCGTCCGCATCGACGACGCGTACGCGCTTGCGGCGGACGCGGAGTACCGCGTCAACCGCAGCTTCGACCAAGCCAACGGCTACCGCACGATGTCGGTGCTCGCCGTCCCGATGCGCGACCACGTCGACACGATCGTCGGCGTGATCATGCTGATCAACCGCAAGCCCGACTTCGACCTGGAGCTGACGTCGACCGCGCACACCGAAGAGGTCGTGCAGCCGTTCAGCGCGCGCGACGAGCACGTGCTGCTCTCGCTCGCCTCGCAAGGCGGCGTCGCGCTCGAGAACCGCGCCCTGCTCGACTCGATCCAAGAGCTCTTCGAGCAGTTCGTCCGCGCCTCGGTGAAAGCGATCGAGGTCCGCGACAAGTCGACGCAAGGCCACTCCGAGCGCGTCGCCGACCTGACGATCATGCAAGCCGAAGCGGTCAACTCCGTCGAGACGGGCCGGTTCGCCGGCCTGCACTTCGACGCCGACCAGCTGCGCGAGATGCGCTACGCGGCCTTGCTCCACGACTTCGGAAAAGTCGCGGTCCCCGAGTACATCTTCGGCAAGGCGAAAAAACTTCCGGAAGGCCGCATCGACGCGATTCGCCTGCGCTTCCTGCTCGCGATCGAGCAAACACGCGACGAGCGCCGCCGCGCCGAGCTGCGCGCCCTGCTCGACCACGTCCGGAACGCCAACGAGCCGCAGATCGTCGCCGCCGAGATCGGCGACGCGCTGGACGCGCTGGCCCGCATGACGTACCGCGACCTCGACGGCGAGCGCCCGCTGCTGGACGCCTCGGAGATCGACTTCCTGCGCATCCCGCGCGGCTCGCTCTCGGCCGAGGAGCGCCGCACGATGGAACAGCACGTCACCCAGTCGTTCTACTTCTTGCGCGAGATCCCGTGGACGAAAACGCCGTGGCAGCACGTCCCCGAGATGGCGTACGGCCACCACGAGCACCTCGACGGCACCGGCTACCCGCGCGGCCTGAAAGGAAACGAGATCGTCCCGCAAGTCCGGATGATGACGATCAGCGACGTGTTCGACGCGCTCACCGCGAACGATCGCCCCTACAAGCCGGCGATGTCCGCCGAACGCGCACTCGACATCCTCGTGCGCGAGTTCGCCGACCGCGGCAAAGTGGACCGCGACCTGCTCGACCTCTTCATCGCCAAGCGAGTCTACGAACCGGTCGTCGCCGCGCGGGCCTGA
- the accC gene encoding acetyl-CoA carboxylase biotin carboxylase subunit: MMFRKVLIANRGEIALRINRACHELGVSTVAIFSDADRGSLHVRHADEAFCVGPGPVMRSYLNIPNIISAALISGCDAVHPGYGFLAENARFAEIAADHGLTFIGPKPALINAMGDKATAKRLMREAGVPTTPGSDIVANADEARAVCAQIGYPVLLKATAGGGGKGMRAVTAPEELPTAFATAQAEAEASFKDGRMYVEKLIVNPRHVEVQVLADEHGGVVHLGERDCSVQKPSHQKLIEEAPAPELDEAVRARLHDVATTATRAVGYTNAGTLEFLVAGSDVYFMEMNTRIQVEHPVTELIYGVDLVKEQIRIASGEQLGFTQDDLHPHGHALEVRVNAEDPDNNFAPAAGTLTTVVFPGGPGIRVDTHVYGGAVVPPFYDSMLAKIVAVGRTRESAIVRMERALTETRIEGVKTTVDFCRELMHEPEFNAGGIGVGWLPAVLARKAAAV, translated from the coding sequence GTGATGTTTCGAAAAGTTCTTATCGCGAATCGCGGCGAGATTGCGCTTCGCATCAACCGGGCGTGCCACGAGCTGGGCGTTTCCACGGTCGCGATCTTCAGCGACGCCGACCGCGGCTCGCTGCACGTGCGGCACGCCGACGAGGCGTTCTGCGTCGGACCGGGCCCGGTGATGCGCTCGTACCTCAACATTCCGAACATCATCTCTGCCGCGCTGATCAGCGGCTGCGACGCGGTCCATCCGGGCTACGGGTTTCTGGCCGAGAACGCGCGCTTCGCGGAGATCGCGGCCGACCACGGGCTGACCTTCATCGGGCCGAAACCGGCGCTCATCAACGCGATGGGCGACAAGGCGACGGCGAAGCGGCTGATGCGCGAGGCCGGCGTCCCGACCACGCCGGGGAGCGACATCGTCGCGAACGCCGACGAGGCGCGCGCGGTCTGCGCGCAGATCGGCTATCCCGTCCTGCTGAAAGCGACCGCGGGCGGCGGCGGCAAAGGGATGCGCGCGGTCACCGCGCCGGAAGAGCTGCCGACCGCGTTCGCGACCGCACAAGCCGAAGCCGAAGCCTCGTTCAAAGACGGACGGATGTACGTCGAGAAGCTGATCGTGAACCCGCGCCACGTCGAGGTGCAGGTGCTCGCAGACGAGCACGGCGGCGTCGTCCACCTCGGCGAGCGCGACTGCTCGGTGCAGAAGCCCTCGCACCAAAAGCTCATCGAGGAAGCGCCGGCGCCCGAGCTCGACGAAGCGGTGCGCGCGCGCTTGCACGACGTCGCGACGACGGCGACGCGCGCCGTCGGCTACACGAACGCCGGGACGCTGGAGTTCCTCGTCGCCGGAAGCGACGTGTACTTCATGGAGATGAACACCCGCATCCAGGTCGAGCACCCGGTCACCGAGCTGATCTACGGCGTCGATCTGGTGAAAGAGCAGATCCGCATCGCGTCGGGCGAGCAGCTCGGCTTCACGCAGGACGATCTTCACCCGCACGGCCACGCGCTCGAGGTGCGCGTGAACGCGGAGGATCCCGACAACAACTTCGCGCCGGCGGCCGGGACGCTCACGACGGTCGTCTTCCCGGGCGGGCCGGGGATCCGGGTCGACACGCACGTCTACGGCGGCGCCGTCGTGCCGCCGTTCTACGACTCGATGCTGGCGAAGATCGTCGCGGTCGGGCGCACCCGCGAGTCGGCGATCGTGCGGATGGAACGCGCGCTGACCGAGACG
- a CDS encoding biotin/lipoyl-binding protein — protein MTEDLIAARARALAGALAECGFARLRVRDGETEIELRRTPRNGAGAGSVPTFAPAEAAAPAVAPERRADLVTSDVVGVVRLLRPAVTEGQELDGDRELAYVETLGIRNPVRSRGAGRVSSVFVTEGQPVEYGQPLFAIER, from the coding sequence ATGACCGAAGACCTGATCGCGGCGCGCGCCCGCGCGCTCGCCGGTGCGCTCGCCGAGTGCGGGTTCGCCCGGTTGCGCGTCCGCGACGGGGAAACCGAGATCGAGCTGCGCCGCACGCCCCGCAACGGGGCCGGCGCCGGCAGCGTCCCGACCTTCGCGCCGGCCGAGGCCGCCGCGCCCGCGGTCGCGCCGGAGCGTCGGGCGGACCTCGTCACCAGCGACGTCGTCGGCGTGGTGCGGCTGTTGCGGCCGGCGGTCACCGAAGGCCAGGAGCTCGACGGCGACCGCGAGCTGGCCTACGTCGAGACGCTCGGCATCCGCAACCCGGTGCGCTCGCGAGGCGCCGGCCGCGTCAGCTCCGTCTTCGTCACCGAAGGCCAGCCCGTCGAGTACGGCCAGCCGCTGTTCGCGATCGAACGGTGA